One genomic segment of Podarcis raffonei isolate rPodRaf1 chromosome 7, rPodRaf1.pri, whole genome shotgun sequence includes these proteins:
- the IRF4 gene encoding interferon regulatory factor 4, with protein MNLEGERGIHSTSEGGGGGGMSSVSCGNGKLRQWLIEQIDSGKYPGLVWENDEKSIFRIPWKHAGKQDYNREEDAALFKAWALFKGKFREGIDKPDPPTWKTRLRCALNKSNDFEELVERSQLDISDPYKVYRIVPEGAKKGAKQLSMEDPQMIMNNTYTMNSSYSALPPQVPSYMVSHDRNWRDYMPEQSHPDISYQCASVPFAARNHHWQSPACQNGCQVTGTFYACAPPEAQTPGIPIEPSIRSGEALPLSDCRLHICLYYHETLVKEVTTSSPEGCRISHGQSYEVSGLDQVLFPYPEDHNQRKITEKSLSHLERGVILWMTPDGLYAKRLCQSRIYWDGPLAFCNDRPNKLEREQTCKLFDTQQFLSELQVFAHHGRPLPRFQIVLCFGEEFPDPQRQRKQITAHVEPMFARQLYYFAQQNTGPFLRGYDIPEQVTSSEDYHRALHHSSVPE; from the exons ATGAACCTGGAGGGCGAGCGCGGCATCCACAGCACCagcgagggcggcggcggcggcgggatgaGCTCGGTGAGCTGCGGCAACGGGAAACTCCGCCAGTGGCTGATCGAGCAGATTGACAGCGGCAAGTACCCGGGCCTGGTGTGGGAGAACGACGAGAAGAGCATCTTCCGCATCCCCTGGAAGCACGCGGGCAAGCAGGACTACAATCGAGAGGAGGACGCCGCTCTTTTCAAG GCTTGGGCTCTGTTTAAAGGGAAGTTCAGAGAAGGCATTGATAAGCCAGATCCCCCCACCTGGAAAACAAGACTGCGGTGTGCTTTGAACAAGAGCAATGACTTTGAAGAACTCGTTGAAAGAAGCCAGCTGGATATATCAGACCCCTATAAAGTGTACAGAATAGTACCAGAAGGAGCAAAGAAAG GAGCAAAACAGCTTAGCATGGAAGATCCCCAAATGATTATGAATAATACTTACACCATGAACTCGTCTTACTCTGCACTACCACCTCAG GTGCCAAGCTACATGGTGTCTCATGACCGTAATTGGAGGGACTATATGCCAGAGCAGTCACACCCCGATATCTCCTACCAGTGTGCAAGTGTTCCTTTTGCAGCTCGCAACCACCATTGGCAAAGCCCAGCATGTCAGAACG GTTGTCAGGTAACTGGAACCTTTTACGCTTGTGCGCCACCCGAGGCACAGACTCCTGGGATCCCAATAGAGCCGAGCATAAGGTCTGGTGAAGCTCTTCCATTGTCAG ATTGTCGACTGCACATCTGTCTATATTACCACGAAACTCTTGTGAAAGAAGTCACTACTTCAAGTCCTGAGGGGTGCAGAATATCTCATGGCCAAAGTTATGAGGTCAGCGGGCTGGACCAAGTTCTTTTCCCTTATCCGGAAGATCACAACCAGAGGAAAATAACTGAAAAATCCTTAAGCCACCTGGAAAGGGGAGTAATACTCTGGATGACACCTGACGGACTCTATGCTAAGAGACTTTGCCAAAGCAGGATCTATTGGGATGGTCCTCTGGCATTTTGCAACGACAGGCCTAACAAACTGGAAAGGGAGCAGACATGCAAACTTTTTGATACTCAGCAGTTTTTGTCAG AACTACAAGTATTTGCCCACCATGGGCGGCCGTTGCCTAGATTCCAGATTGTGTTGTGTTTCGGTGAAGAGTTTCCAGATCCACAAAGGCAAAGGAAACAAATTACAGCCCAT GTTGAGCCCATGTTTGCAAGGCAGCTATACTACTTTGCACAGCAAAACACCGGACCTTTCCTAAGAGGCTATGATATACCAGAACAAGTCACCAGTTCAGAAGACTACCATCGAGCTCTCCATCATTCCTCTGTTCCAGAATAA